A genomic region of Zalophus californianus isolate mZalCal1 chromosome 1, mZalCal1.pri.v2, whole genome shotgun sequence contains the following coding sequences:
- the DCAF15 gene encoding DDB1- and CUL4-associated factor 15 isoform X2, whose translation MAPSSKSERNSGAGSGGGGPGGAGGKRAAGRRREHVLKQLERVKISGQLSPRLFRKLPPRVCVSLKNIVDEDFLYAGHIFLGFSKCGRYVLSYTSSSGDDDFSFYIYHLYWWEFNVHSKLKLVRQVRLFQDEEIYSDLYLTVCEWPSDASKVIVFGFNTRSANGMLMNMMMMSDENHRDIYISTVAVPPPGRCAACREASRAHPGDPSAQCLRHGFMLHTKYQVVYPFPTFQPAFQLKKDQVVLLNTSYSLVACAVSVHSAGESSFCQILYDHTTCPPAPPSPPGPQSPEVPPALPSPCPEAAPARPPGAPEPSPAVAKAKEFVADIFRRAREARGGALEEARPPPCPGPSGSRCRLPSEPLAPGGEAAPRDSPPAAEAPAPEPGYVNYTKLYYVLGSSEGTEPEDEFEDDKISLPFVVTDLRGRNLRPMREQAAVQVCPETNQVLINIGLLLLAFPSPTEEGQLRPKTYHTSLKVAWDLNTGIFVTVSVGDLTEVKGQTSGSVWSSYRKSCVDMVMKWLVPESSGRYVNRMTNEALHKGCSLKVLADSERYTWIVL comes from the exons ATGGCGCCCAGCTCGAAATCGGAGCGGAACAGCGGGGCCGGGAGCGGCGGTGGCGGCCCCGGGGGCGCCGGGGGGAAGCGGGCAgcggggcggcggcgggagcACGTCCTCAAGCAGCTGGAGCGGGTCAAG ATCAGTGGGCAGCTCTCCCCTCGCCTCTTCCGGAAGCTGCCGCCCAGGGTCTGCGTCTCCCTCAAGAACATTGTGGACGAGGACTTTCTCTACGCAGG acaCATCTTCCTGGGCTTTTCCAAGTGCGGCCGTTACGTTCTCTCGTACACCAGCAGCAGCGGGGACGATGACTTCTCCTTCTACATCTATCATCTCTACTGGTGGGAGTTCAACGTCCACAGCAAACTCAAGCTG GTCCGGCAGGTGCGGCTGTTCCAGGACGAGGAGATCTACAGCGACCTGTACCTGACCGTGTGCGAGTGGCCCAGCGATGCCTCCAAGGTCATCGTCTTCGGCTTCAA CACCCGCTCGGCCAACGGGATGCTCATGAACATGATGATGATGAGTGACGAGAACCACCGAGACATCTACATCAGCACTGTGGCCGTGCCGCCACCAGGCCGCTGCGCCGCATGCCGGGAAGCCAGCCGGGCCCATCCAG GCGACCCGAGCGCGCAGTGCCTGCGGCACGGCTTCATGCTGCACACCAAGTACCAGGTGGTCtaccccttccccaccttccAGCCTGCCTTCCAGCTCAAGAAGGACCAGGTGGTGCTGCTCAACACCAGCTACTCTCTGGTGGCCTGCGCCGTCTCAGTCCACTCGGCAG GCGAGAGCAGCTTCTGCCAAATCCTGTATGACCACACCACCTGCCCCccggcccctcccagcccccctggGCCCCAGAGCCCCGAGgtgccccccgccctccccagcccctgccctgaagcggcccccgcccggccccccgGGGCCCCCGAGCCCTCGCCCGCCGTCGCCAAAGCCAAGGAGTTTGTGGCCGACATCTTCCGTAGGGCTAGAGAGGCAAGGGGGGGGGCCTTGGAGGAAGCCCGGCCGCCCCCCTGCCCGGGGCCATCGGGCAGCCGCTGCCGTCTGCCCTCGGAGCCCCTGGCCCCGGGCGGGGAGGCGGCACCCCGAGACAGCCCCCCTGCGGCTGAGGCGCCCGCCCCGGAACCTGGCTACGTCAACTACACCAAGCTATACTACGTGCTGGGCTCCAGCGAAGGGACGGAGCCGGAGGACG AGTTCGAGGATGACAAGATCTCCTTGCCCTTTGTGGTGACTGATCTCCGTGGCCGTAACCTGCGGCCCATGCGGGAGCAGGCCGCTGTCCAG GTCTGCCCGGAAACCAACCAAGTCCTCATCAACATCGGCCTGCTGCTCCTGGCATTTCCGTCCCCCACCGAGGAGGGCCAGCTCCG aCCAAAGACCTATCACACCAGCCTCAAGGTGGCGTGGGACCTCAACACGGGCATCTTCGTGACAGTCAGCGTTGGCGACCTCACCGAGGTCAAGGGGCAGACCAG CGGCAGCGTCTGGAGCTCATACCGCAAGAGCTGCGTGGACATGGTCATGAAGTGGCTGGTGCCGGAGAGCAGCGGCCGCTATGTCAATAGGATGACCAACGAGGCACTGCACAAAG GGTGCTCACTGAAGGTTCTGGCAGACAGTGAGCGATACACGTGGATTGTGCTGTGA
- the DCAF15 gene encoding DDB1- and CUL4-associated factor 15 isoform X1 produces MAPSSKSERNSGAGSGGGGPGGAGGKRAAGRRREHVLKQLERVKISGQLSPRLFRKLPPRVCVSLKNIVDEDFLYAGHIFLGFSKCGRYVLSYTSSSGDDDFSFYIYHLYWWEFNVHSKLKLVRQVRLFQDEEIYSDLYLTVCEWPSDASKVIVFGFNTRSANGMLMNMMMMSDENHRDIYISTVAVPPPGRCAACREASRAHPGDPSAQCLRHGFMLHTKYQVVYPFPTFQPAFQLKKDQVVLLNTSYSLVACAVSVHSAGESSFCQILYDHTTCPPAPPSPPGPQSPEVPPALPSPCPEAAPARPPGAPEPSPAVAKAKEFVADIFRRAREARGGALEEARPPPCPGPSGSRCRLPSEPLAPGGEAAPRDSPPAAEAPAPEPGYVNYTKLYYVLGSSEGTEPEDEFEDDKISLPFVVTDLRGRNLRPMREQAAVQGQYLTVEQLTLDFEYVINEVIRHDATWAHQFCSFSDYDIVILEVCPETNQVLINIGLLLLAFPSPTEEGQLRPKTYHTSLKVAWDLNTGIFVTVSVGDLTEVKGQTSGSVWSSYRKSCVDMVMKWLVPESSGRYVNRMTNEALHKGCSLKVLADSERYTWIVL; encoded by the exons ATGGCGCCCAGCTCGAAATCGGAGCGGAACAGCGGGGCCGGGAGCGGCGGTGGCGGCCCCGGGGGCGCCGGGGGGAAGCGGGCAgcggggcggcggcgggagcACGTCCTCAAGCAGCTGGAGCGGGTCAAG ATCAGTGGGCAGCTCTCCCCTCGCCTCTTCCGGAAGCTGCCGCCCAGGGTCTGCGTCTCCCTCAAGAACATTGTGGACGAGGACTTTCTCTACGCAGG acaCATCTTCCTGGGCTTTTCCAAGTGCGGCCGTTACGTTCTCTCGTACACCAGCAGCAGCGGGGACGATGACTTCTCCTTCTACATCTATCATCTCTACTGGTGGGAGTTCAACGTCCACAGCAAACTCAAGCTG GTCCGGCAGGTGCGGCTGTTCCAGGACGAGGAGATCTACAGCGACCTGTACCTGACCGTGTGCGAGTGGCCCAGCGATGCCTCCAAGGTCATCGTCTTCGGCTTCAA CACCCGCTCGGCCAACGGGATGCTCATGAACATGATGATGATGAGTGACGAGAACCACCGAGACATCTACATCAGCACTGTGGCCGTGCCGCCACCAGGCCGCTGCGCCGCATGCCGGGAAGCCAGCCGGGCCCATCCAG GCGACCCGAGCGCGCAGTGCCTGCGGCACGGCTTCATGCTGCACACCAAGTACCAGGTGGTCtaccccttccccaccttccAGCCTGCCTTCCAGCTCAAGAAGGACCAGGTGGTGCTGCTCAACACCAGCTACTCTCTGGTGGCCTGCGCCGTCTCAGTCCACTCGGCAG GCGAGAGCAGCTTCTGCCAAATCCTGTATGACCACACCACCTGCCCCccggcccctcccagcccccctggGCCCCAGAGCCCCGAGgtgccccccgccctccccagcccctgccctgaagcggcccccgcccggccccccgGGGCCCCCGAGCCCTCGCCCGCCGTCGCCAAAGCCAAGGAGTTTGTGGCCGACATCTTCCGTAGGGCTAGAGAGGCAAGGGGGGGGGCCTTGGAGGAAGCCCGGCCGCCCCCCTGCCCGGGGCCATCGGGCAGCCGCTGCCGTCTGCCCTCGGAGCCCCTGGCCCCGGGCGGGGAGGCGGCACCCCGAGACAGCCCCCCTGCGGCTGAGGCGCCCGCCCCGGAACCTGGCTACGTCAACTACACCAAGCTATACTACGTGCTGGGCTCCAGCGAAGGGACGGAGCCGGAGGACG AGTTCGAGGATGACAAGATCTCCTTGCCCTTTGTGGTGACTGATCTCCGTGGCCGTAACCTGCGGCCCATGCGGGAGCAGGCCGCTGTCCAG GGTCAGTACCTGACGGTGGAGCAGCTCACACTGGACTTTGAATACGTCATCAACGAGGTCATCCGCCATGATGCCACCTGGGCCCACCAGTTTTGTTCCTTCAGTGACTATGACATTGTCATCCTGGAG GTCTGCCCGGAAACCAACCAAGTCCTCATCAACATCGGCCTGCTGCTCCTGGCATTTCCGTCCCCCACCGAGGAGGGCCAGCTCCG aCCAAAGACCTATCACACCAGCCTCAAGGTGGCGTGGGACCTCAACACGGGCATCTTCGTGACAGTCAGCGTTGGCGACCTCACCGAGGTCAAGGGGCAGACCAG CGGCAGCGTCTGGAGCTCATACCGCAAGAGCTGCGTGGACATGGTCATGAAGTGGCTGGTGCCGGAGAGCAGCGGCCGCTATGTCAATAGGATGACCAACGAGGCACTGCACAAAG GGTGCTCACTGAAGGTTCTGGCAGACAGTGAGCGATACACGTGGATTGTGCTGTGA